The DNA sequence CAGGTTCAGCACGGACTTCTTCACGGCCTGGTCTTCGAGCTTCACCGCTTCACGGGTGATCGGCACGATCTTGCTGGTCTGGTCGTTCGGCGCATTGCTGGCCGGGATGACTTCCAGACGCACCACGGTGCCTTTCGGACCACGGATCAGCTTGACCACTTCGTCCAGACGCCAGCCGACCACGTCAACCATCTCTTTGTTGCCCTGGGCAACGCCGATGATCTTGTCAGCCGGAGCAACCTGTTTGGTCTTGTCGGCCGGGCCTGCCGGCACCAGACGCACGACTTTCACCTGGTCGTTGTCGCTCTGCAACACGGCGCCGATGCCCTCGAGGGACAGGCTCATGTTGATGTCGAAGTTCTCCGCGTTATCCGGCGACAGATAGTTGGTGTGCGGATCGTAAGACATGGCGAAGGTGTTGATGTACGCCTGGAAGATGTCTTCGGCGCGGGTCTGGTCCAGACGCGCCAGTTGATTCTTGTAGCGCTTGGTCAGGGTTTCCTGAATCTGTTTCGGCTCTTTGCCGGCGATCTTCTGCCGCAGCACTTCGTCCTTGACGCGTTTGCGCCACAGATCATCGAGTTCGGCGGTGGACTTGAGCCACGGAGCGTCCTTGCGATCGATCAGCAAGGTTTCCTTGGTGGTGAAGTCCATCTTGTCGACGCCTTTGTTCAGCTCGGCAAGGGCGAAGTCCAGACGCGCCTTCACGCGATCCAGATAGCGCTTGTAGATGGTGAACCCGGCGTTGAGGTCGCCGCTCTTGAGGAAGTCGTCGAACTGGGTCTTCCACTTGTCGAACTCGGCGATGTCGCTGGCCATGAAATAGCTGCGCGACGGGTCGAGCAGCTTGATGTAGCTGTCGTAGATGATCACCGAGCGCGCATCGTCGAGCGGCGGCTTGCTGTAGTGGTGACGCTTGAGCAACTCGACGACGTTCAGACTGGCGATCACTTCGTCGCGATCAGGCTGCAACTTGTCCCAGCTGTTGGCTGCGAATGTGCTGCCCGACACCGGCAACAGACCGATACCGATGAAAAGAGCGAGGGCGGTGCTGGGGAGCAGATGCTTCATGCTGATTCGACGCGGGGACAATTGATAACGCATATTAGGCCGTCTTTGAAGTCGCCGGTACCTCTACGCTCTGTACGATAACTGCTGTTCAGCGTTCGTTCAGACCCCAGGGCCGGTCGCATAATGCAAAAAGCCCGGCGCTACAGCTTCGGGCTCAGTCCAGACTCACTATGGAGGCACTGTGAAGGCATTGCAAGGCGTTGAAGGTCAAGTGGCATGGGTTGATGAACCAAGTCCTACATGTGATGTAGGACAAGTTCGCATCCAGGTGGCGGCAGCTGGCCTCAATCGGGCGGATTTATTACAGAAGGCCGGACTTTATCCGCCCCCTCCGGGTGCCAGCCAGGTGCTGGGTCTTGAGTGTTCCGGGGTGATCAGCGAGGTCGGCGCAGGTTCGTCCTGGCAGGTCGGTGACCGGGTATGCGCCTTGCTGGCCGGGGGCGGGATGGCGCAAGAGGTGGTCGTCGACGGACGGCATGTACTGCCGGTTCCGGAAGGCGTATCGCTGATCGAAGCAGCGGCGTTGCCAGAGGTGTATGCGACCGTCTGGCTGAATGTGTTTCAACTTGCGGCGCTCAAACCGGGTGAGAAAATTCTTCTGCACGCCGGCGCCAGCGGTATCGGCTCAGCCGCCATTCAACTGTGCAAGGCCTTCGGCAATCCGTGCTGGGTCAGCGTCGGCTCGGCGGAGCGGCTGGCCTACTGCGAATCGCTGGGTGCTCAGGGTGGGGTAGTTCGTACCGACGATCTGGAAAGCCTGCGGGATTTCGGGCCGTTCGACGTGATACTGGATCCGGTGGGCGGCAACTATTCGGCGTTGAACCTCAAGCTGATGGCTCTGGACGGGCGCTGGGTGCTGATTGGTTTGATGGGCGGCCGTGAGGCAAAACTGGATCTGGCCCAGGTATTGGCCAAGCGCGTGCAACTGCTGGGTTCGACCCTGCGCAGCCGTGACGATCAGTTCAAGGCTGATCTGTTCAGCGATCTGAGCCAGCACGTGTGGCCGTTGTTTTCCGAGGGGCGCTTAAAGCCGCAACTGGCCAAGGCGTTCCCGATCAAGGATGCCGAGGCAGCGTTCGCCGAACTGGCGAGCAATACGGTGGCGGGGAAGCTGGTGCTGGTGATCGACGAAAGCCTGAGCTGATCATCGACGTTTGTGGGAGCAGGCATGCTCCCACAAGACAATCGCTTACTTCCAGAGGTGGATCGGCCAGCCGGATTTCTCGGCCTCCGCAAGCAGTACCGGATCCGGGTTGACAACATGGGGGTAATCCACTTTCAGCAGCAGCGGCAGATCATTGCGTGAGTCGGAATAGAAACTCGCGCCCTCGAGGTTTTCCTCTTCGGCATCCAGCCATTCCAGCAGGCGGGTGATTTTGCCTTCGCGGTAGGTCAGGGTGCCCACGGTGTGGCCGCTGTATACGCCGTGCGCCACTTCCAGTTCGATTGCC is a window from the Pseudomonas gozinkensis genome containing:
- a CDS encoding carboxy terminal-processing peptidase, encoding MKHLLPSTALALFIGIGLLPVSGSTFAANSWDKLQPDRDEVIASLNVVELLKRHHYSKPPLDDARSVIIYDSYIKLLDPSRSYFMASDIAEFDKWKTQFDDFLKSGDLNAGFTIYKRYLDRVKARLDFALAELNKGVDKMDFTTKETLLIDRKDAPWLKSTAELDDLWRKRVKDEVLRQKIAGKEPKQIQETLTKRYKNQLARLDQTRAEDIFQAYINTFAMSYDPHTNYLSPDNAENFDINMSLSLEGIGAVLQSDNDQVKVVRLVPAGPADKTKQVAPADKIIGVAQGNKEMVDVVGWRLDEVVKLIRGPKGTVVRLEVIPASNAPNDQTSKIVPITREAVKLEDQAVKKSVLNLKQDGKDYKLGVIEIPAFYLDFKAFRAGDPDYKSTTRDVKKLLTELQKEKVDGVVIDLRNNGGGSLQEATELTSLFIDKGPTVLVRNADGRVDVLEDENPGAFYKGPMALLVNRLSASASEIFAGAMQDYHRALIIGGQTFGKGTVQTIQPLNHGELKLTLAKFYRVSGQSTQHQGVLPDIDYPSIIDTKEIGESALPEAMPWDTIRAAIKPASDPFKPYLAQLKSEHDSRSAKDAEFVFIRDKLALAQKLLEEKTVSLNEAERRAQHADIDAKQLAMENIRRKAKGEEPLKELKKEDDDALAAAEPDKVKPEDDAYLSETGRVLLDYLKLSNQVAKK
- a CDS encoding zinc-binding dehydrogenase; the protein is MKALQGVEGQVAWVDEPSPTCDVGQVRIQVAAAGLNRADLLQKAGLYPPPPGASQVLGLECSGVISEVGAGSSWQVGDRVCALLAGGGMAQEVVVDGRHVLPVPEGVSLIEAAALPEVYATVWLNVFQLAALKPGEKILLHAGASGIGSAAIQLCKAFGNPCWVSVGSAERLAYCESLGAQGGVVRTDDLESLRDFGPFDVILDPVGGNYSALNLKLMALDGRWVLIGLMGGREAKLDLAQVLAKRVQLLGSTLRSRDDQFKADLFSDLSQHVWPLFSEGRLKPQLAKAFPIKDAEAAFAELASNTVAGKLVLVIDESLS